TATACCAGGGGATATCGGTCCGGTGCCTTTATCGACTGCACGTCGAGATCAACATCCAGATTCGGCCAATACAGATGGTCTGCATTGAGCAACTCGACGTGGAGGACCGATGCCACGGGAGCGTTCTTGAACCAGGGGAAATCGTTGAACGACAGGAAATACTCGGCATCCCCGATCAGAAGCCAGAATCCGTGTTTTGAAATGTTCAGGACCTCAGCGCGTAAAGTGCTTTCGCCAGTGGTCTCGGATTTCATCGACTTTCTCCTCTACGATCCGCTGGATCACCCGAACCTCATGCACAGGAAA
Above is a window of Nitrospirota bacterium DNA encoding:
- a CDS encoding DUF2442 domain-containing protein; this translates as MKSETTGESTLRAEVLNISKHGFWLLIGDAEYFLSFNDFPWFKNAPVASVLHVELLNADHLYWPNLDVDLDVQSIKAPDRYPLVYKSTTASG